In one window of Archocentrus centrarchus isolate MPI-CPG fArcCen1 chromosome 11, fArcCen1, whole genome shotgun sequence DNA:
- the vps72a gene encoding vacuolar protein sorting 72 homolog a, whose translation MSLAVGREPRKTAGNRMSKLLDAEEEDEFYKTTYGGFNDESGDDEYHGEHSDTEDEVDSDFDIDEGDEPDSDQEEDAPRRKSRVVTKAYKEPIKVAKPKPKRTEEQKKTEKTKVEPKRRILQEFQDFAETRKSVRQSTSEHTRKTNLRLQERQDAPRRRRGAHRDRPLTQEELLAEAKITAEINIRSLENYERLEADKKKQVHKKRRFEGPTIRYHSVLTPLVSTSALKEENVDVEGLDQDVPQTAPQNPTAPSQQPAGGLCSRTYITFSDDEAFEVAFPRSSQTNPQVPVQEVCPVTHKAALYRDPVTDIPYANARAFRIIREAYRKYVAAHGFPNTSGGSTVLDSSAAKGARQKMVMKQSAAAT comes from the exons ATGAGTCTTGCAGTTGGCCGCGAACCCAGAAAGACTGCGGGAAACCGTATGTCCAAATTACTAGATgctgaagaagaggatgagTTCTACAAGACCACTTACGGAGGCTTCAACGAT GAATCAGGAGATGATGAGTATCACGGAGAACATTCGGACACAGAAGACGAGGTGGACAGCGACTTTGACATTGATGAGGGTGATGAGCCAGACAGTGACCAAGAAGAGGACGCACCTCGGAGGAAAAGTCGGGTTGTCACCAAAGCTTATAAG GAACCAATAAAGGTGGCAAAACCCAAACCTAAAAGAACAGAGGAACAGAAGAAGACGGAGAAAACTAAAGTGGAGCCAAAAAGGAGGATTCTACAAGAATTCCAAGATTTTGCAGAGA CTCGAAAGTCTGTCCGACAGTCCACAAGTGAACATACACGGAAGACAAATCTGCGCTTACAAGAACGTCAGGATGCCCCGCGAAGACGAAGAGGTGCTCATCGTGACCGACCCCTCACACAGGAAGAGCTGCTGGCTGAGGCTAAAATAACAGCTGAGATCAACATTCGATCTCTTG AAAACTATGAACGTCTGGAGGCAGACAAGAAGAAACAAGTCCATAAGAAGCGGCGTTTTGAGGGACCAACCATCCGTTACCATTCGGTCCTTACGCCCCTTGTCTCAACCTCAGccctaaaagaagaaaatgttgatGTCGAGGG GTTGGATCAGGACGTTCCTCAGACTGCACCACAGAATCCCACTGCACCTTCCCAGCAGCCTGCTGGAGGCCTGTGCTCCCGCACTTACATAACTTTCAGTGACGATGAAGCTTTTGAGGTCGCCTTCCCGCGAAGCTCCCAGACGAATCCTCAGGTGCCCGTACAGGAGGTTTGTCCTGTTACCCACAAGGCCGCGCTGTACCGAGACCCAGTCACAGATATACCGTATGCCAACGCACGAGCCTTCCGCATCATCCGAGAAGCGTATCGGAAATACGTGGCCGCTCATGGATTCCCGAACACTTCGGGAGGTTCGACAGTACTTGACTCCTCGGCAGCGAAGGGCGCCCGCCAGAAAATGGTTATGAAGCAGAGTGCAGCTGCTACATAG
- the LOC115788550 gene encoding leucine-rich repeat and immunoglobulin-like domain-containing nogo receptor-interacting protein 1, protein MFEGSSVHQRLCWGALYLLAAGVALTSETHWLCPSSCRCNATVLELNCSLSQLTRVPDGLPQEAKLLNLTHNAIKTLARQQFHALTKLLDLDLSNNLLVIIEVEAFLGLQSLRTLRLSHNHLKIIPVGAFASLTNLQLLDISSNQILVFLDFTFRELAALRFMKAADNDVVYISHQAFTGLTSLQELHLDGCNLTAMPTEALTQLSVLRSLHFHRLGLTALPNYSFSHLVHLKELVISHCPWLESLSGNSLFGLNLTSLTIKHGNLSAFPYIPLHHLVYLIYLDLSFNPITYIHANLIGDLLRLQELHLVGGSLLRIEIGAFRGLAHFRLLNVSRNHLTTLEIGAFYSVDTLKTLGLDNNPLACDCRLVWVVQRRLYVDFGGNPPTCITSVQLQGWNFLDFPEAELPDLLTCRPPRILNRKAQVARLDQGHTVVFSCSAEGDPLPSVRWLNPQLRPLLPIGRVRALSNGSLEVRYAQPQDSGIYLCVASNAAGNDSLRVSLHVRAFPSSSKKPFRLKGWSAFPSAVPGVNGNSKLPFDVKTLLIAATIGFLSFFSSVSVCFIFMFLWSKSKGQIKHTATIAYVPRSAMSSSNGGTSNYMETGRFTMKLI, encoded by the coding sequence ATGTTTGAGGGGAGTAGCGTCCACCAAAGGCTGTGCTGGGGAGCTCTCTACCTGTTGGCAGCAGGGGTTGCATTGACATCTGAAACACACTGGCTGTGTCCATCATCCTGCCGCTGTAATGCTACAGTGCTGGAATTGAATTGTTCTCTTAGCCAACTTACCAGAGTGCCCGACGGTCTCCCACAAGAAGCCAAACTGCTAAACCTAACCCACAATGCAATCAAGACTTTGGCGCGTCAGCAGTTCCACGCACTGACAAAGCTGTTGGACTTGGATTTAAGCAACAATCTTTTGGTAATAATTGAAGTGGAAGCCTTCCTTGGCTTGCAGAGTCTGAGAACTCTGCGCCTTTCTCACAATCACCTGAAGATTATTCCAGTGGGAGCGTTTGCTAGCTTAACAAACCTCCAGTTACTGGACATAAGCAGCAATCAGATTCTTGTTTTCCTTGACTTCACTTTTAGGGAATTAGCGGCCCTGCGGTTCATGAAAGCTGCAGATAATGATGTGGTTTACATCTCTCATCAAGCTTTTACAGGACTAACCAGTCTGCAGGAGCTGCACCTTGATGGCTGCAACCTCACTGCTATGCCAACAGAGGCGCTCACACAGCTTAGCGTGCTGAGAAGCCTTCATTTTCACCGACTGGGCCTCACTGCCCTGCCAAACTACTCTTTCAGCCACCTAGTCCACCTAAAGGAACTTGTCATTTCTCATTGCCCCTGGCTGGAGAGTCTGTCAGGAAACAGTCTCTTTGGCTTAAATCTTACATCCCTAACCATTAAACATGGCAACCTAAGTGCCTTCCCCTACATCCCCTTGCATCACCTTGTATATCTCATATACCTTGACCTTTCTTTTAACCCCATCACCTACATTCATGCAAACCTTATTGGAGATTTGCTTCGGCTCCAAGAGTTACATCTTGTTGGGGGATCACTGCTGCGGATCGAAATTGGAGCATTCAGGGGTTTAGCACATTTCAGATTGCTGAATGTGTCCAGAAACCATCTCACCACACTTGAAATTGGAGCTTTTTATTCAGTGGACACCCTAAAAACTCTAGGACTTGATAACAACCCACTGGCATGTGACTGCCGTTTGGTTTGGGTGGTGCAAAGGCGACTGTACGTGGACTTCGGTGGAAATCCACCAACTTGTATTACCTCAGTCCAGCTGCAGGGCTGGAATTTTCTGGATTTCCCCGAGGCTGAGCTGCCGGATTTACTCACCTGTCGGCCACCTCGAATTCTGAACCGCAAAGCTCAGGTAGCGAGACTAGACCAGGGACACACGGTAGTGTTTTCCTGCAGTGCAGAAGGTGACCCTCTGCCATCTGTCAGATGGTTAAACCCACAGCTAAGACCTCTATTGCCCATAGGCAGAGTACGAGCTCTCTCCAATGGCTCGCTGGAGGTTCGCTATGCTCAACCTCAAGATAGTGGCATATATCTCTGCGTGGCATCAAATGCAGCAGGAAACGATAGCCTGCGCGTCAGCCTTCACGTCCGAGCCTTTCCATCATCTTCTAAGAAACCCTTTCGTCTGAAAGGTTGGTCTGCCTTTCCATCTGCTGTTCCAGGTGTGAACGGAAATTCAAAACTCCCATTTGACGTAAAGACGCTACTGATAGCGGCAACCATTGGGTTTCtctcatttttcagctctgtgagtgtatgtttcattttcatgttcttATGGAGTAAGAGCAAAGggcaaataaaacacacagccaCGATTGCATATGTGCCACGAAGCGCCATGTCGAGTAGTAATGGAGGGACGAGCAACTATATGGAGACAGGCAGATTTACTATGAAACTGATATGA